A single window of Halosolutus gelatinilyticus DNA harbors:
- the allB gene encoding allantoinase AllB, protein MTVDLVVRNCTVVTPAGRTPDAGVAVEDGTIVAVGRSDRLPAADRVLDGAGKVLVPGIVDCHIHNREPGLEYKEDWESATRAAAAGGVTTVVGMPNTDPVIDRPEHLELKFERGEASAHVDFQSYAVVTSENLDLIPAIDEAGALGYKIFLGSTVGGVPAPTDGEILEAMARIRETGKRLGFHEENGEIIDYYTNKFQAAGRNEPIDHSRSRPVIAEQEAVERMITFAEETGAKVHMFHVSSGSAADAVARGKERGVDVTAETCPHYLWFTEEVMREVGNPARIQPPIRNAAEREKLWDVGIDGGAIDCVATDHAPHTPEEKLVDDPFGDTWEAISGFVGLETEVPAMLTFVDQGRLSLEEWVRRHSTRPAQVWGMYPRKGSLQVGTDADFTIVDPDREWTLEDASELHSKNCVTPFVGESFVGKAIATVVRGEVVFEDGEVVGEPGYGTRVDVD, encoded by the coding sequence ATGACCGTCGATCTCGTCGTGCGAAACTGTACCGTCGTGACCCCCGCCGGGCGGACCCCCGACGCGGGCGTCGCCGTCGAGGACGGCACAATCGTCGCCGTCGGGCGGAGCGATCGGCTTCCGGCGGCCGATCGGGTCCTCGACGGGGCGGGGAAGGTGCTGGTTCCGGGGATCGTCGACTGCCACATCCACAACCGCGAACCCGGCCTCGAGTACAAGGAGGACTGGGAGTCGGCCACCCGAGCGGCCGCGGCCGGCGGCGTGACGACCGTCGTCGGGATGCCCAACACCGATCCCGTCATCGATCGGCCCGAACACCTCGAGCTGAAGTTCGAGCGCGGCGAGGCGTCGGCCCACGTCGACTTCCAGAGCTACGCCGTCGTCACGAGCGAGAACCTCGATCTCATCCCGGCGATCGACGAGGCCGGCGCCCTCGGCTACAAGATATTCCTCGGGTCGACGGTAGGTGGCGTGCCCGCGCCGACCGACGGCGAGATCCTGGAGGCGATGGCGCGAATTCGCGAGACCGGAAAGCGGCTGGGCTTCCACGAGGAAAACGGCGAGATCATCGACTACTACACGAACAAGTTCCAGGCGGCGGGGCGAAACGAGCCGATCGACCACTCCCGATCGCGGCCCGTGATCGCCGAACAGGAGGCCGTCGAGCGGATGATCACCTTCGCCGAGGAGACGGGCGCGAAGGTCCACATGTTCCACGTCTCCTCCGGTTCGGCGGCGGACGCGGTCGCCCGCGGGAAGGAACGCGGCGTCGACGTCACCGCCGAGACCTGTCCGCACTACCTCTGGTTCACCGAGGAGGTCATGCGCGAGGTCGGGAATCCGGCGCGGATCCAGCCTCCCATCCGGAACGCCGCAGAACGCGAGAAACTCTGGGACGTCGGGATCGACGGCGGCGCGATCGACTGCGTCGCGACGGATCACGCGCCGCACACGCCGGAGGAGAAGCTGGTCGACGACCCGTTCGGCGATACCTGGGAGGCGATTTCGGGATTCGTCGGCCTCGAGACGGAGGTTCCGGCGATGCTCACGTTCGTCGATCAGGGGCGACTCTCCCTCGAGGAGTGGGTTCGACGGCACTCCACGCGCCCGGCCCAGGTCTGGGGCATGTACCCGCGGAAGGGGTCGCTACAGGTCGGCACCGACGCCGACTTCACGATCGTCGACCCCGACCGCGAGTGGACGCTTGAGGACGCGTCGGAGCTGCACTCGAAGAACTGCGTGACGCCGTTCGTGGGCGAATCGTTCGTCGGAAAAGCGATCGCGACCGTCGTTCGCGGCGAAGTCGTCTTCGAGGACGGCGAGGTCGTCGGCGAGCCCGGGTACGGCACGCGGGTCGACGTCGACTGA
- a CDS encoding ABC transporter ATP-binding protein: MSSPPLAIDADGLTKRFGSVTAVDGVDLSVERGTVYGFLGPNGAGKTTTMRMLTTLTRPSAGAATIAGNPVTDRDAVRDSIGYLPESPPVFDELTGFEQLEYFARLRDIPPAEAERRIDAWLDRFGLAADAGKRIDDYSKGMRQKVGLVQALLHEPEVVFLDEPTSGLDPRAARTVVDAIAEMAARGRTIFLSTHILSVVEELADTVGVLSGGRIVAEGRPDDLTAQVESDGNSTLEDVFLAVTTDHGARPVERP; this comes from the coding sequence ATGTCCAGTCCTCCACTCGCGATCGACGCCGACGGCCTGACGAAGCGGTTCGGATCCGTCACGGCCGTCGACGGCGTCGATCTCTCCGTCGAACGCGGAACGGTGTACGGCTTTCTCGGTCCGAACGGCGCCGGTAAGACGACCACGATGCGGATGCTGACCACGCTCACTCGGCCCAGCGCCGGGGCCGCGACGATCGCCGGGAATCCGGTGACCGATCGCGACGCCGTCCGCGACTCGATCGGCTACCTCCCCGAATCGCCGCCTGTCTTCGACGAACTGACCGGATTCGAGCAACTGGAGTACTTCGCTCGACTGCGCGACATCCCGCCTGCGGAGGCCGAGCGGCGGATCGACGCCTGGCTCGATCGGTTCGGCCTCGCGGCGGACGCCGGGAAGCGAATCGACGACTATTCGAAGGGAATGCGCCAGAAGGTGGGGCTCGTCCAGGCCCTGCTGCACGAGCCCGAGGTCGTCTTCCTCGACGAACCGACGAGCGGGCTCGACCCGCGGGCCGCTCGAACGGTCGTCGACGCCATCGCGGAGATGGCGGCCAGGGGACGGACGATCTTTCTGTCGACGCACATCCTGTCCGTCGTGGAAGAGCTCGCCGACACGGTCGGCGTCCTCTCCGGCGGTCGGATCGTCGCGGAGGGGCGTCCGGACGACCTAACCGCACAGGTCGAAAGCGACGGCAACTCGACGCTCGAGGACGTGTTCCTCGCGGTCACGACCGATCACGGCGCCAGGCCGGTGGAACGGCCGTGA